The Cyanobacteriota bacterium DNA segment CGTCAAGTGACGATGAGCTAGCGACTGGTCATCGCTCTCAATTGCAGGCATGACACTAGAGTTTCTCAGGCTTGCAGGCATTCAACAACTCCCCAAATCTAAACCACTACTTTAATCGTCTAACTACTAACGTAAACACTTAACCATCAGCAGCTTAGGATAACACTCCAGCCATGATACTTGAAAATCACTAAATGACTACAGCAATGATCAACAATTTAGTGCCACCCTCCCAGTCAGTTGCTGTGAATTGATCTGCTTATCAGCTTTGACCGGCTATCACCTAATGGCATCGTGAGATCAGCAGATATATGCGCTAAGTAGATAACTCATCCTAATTTCACCGTCAGTCAGCAAAATTCAGGAAATCGCTGCTGCCAAGCAAGCTTCACCTGCTGGAAAACCTCATCTACATTGCCTTGTGCATCAATGCGAACAATCCGATCCGGATGTTGCTGTGCTAACTGACGATACCCGGCATCCACTCGTTGATGAAACATCAACTCGGCTTGTTCGATACGATCAGCTGATCCCCTTTGCCTAGCGCGAGATAGCCCCACCTTCACGTCAATCTCTAACCAAAATGTGAGATCGCTCACTAGCCCACCTGTCGCTAGTTGATTAACTTGTTCAATTAACTGCAGATCCAGTCCACGTCCATAACCTTGGTAGGCAATGGTAGAGTCAGTGTAGCGATCGCACA contains these protein-coding regions:
- the tmk gene encoding dTMP kinase, giving the protein MCDGVLIVFEGVEGAGKTTQIRELYQWLLTSSRCQALDRSIVLTREPGGTSLGVRLRQLLLEQQTDECIQDRSELLLYAADRAQHVEAFIKPHLRNGAIVLCDRYTDSTIAYQGYGRGLDLQLIEQVNQLATGGLVSDLTFWLEIDVKVGLSRARQRGSADRIEQAELMFHQRVDAGYRQLAQQHPDRIVRIDAQGNVDEVFQQVKLAWQQRFPEFC